Proteins found in one Pseudomonas sp. P8_241 genomic segment:
- a CDS encoding putative selenate ABC transporter substrate-binding protein — MLKRTLALAVGLTLSLSSLLAQAADTLKVSAIPDEAPTELQRKFKPLGEYLEKQLDMKVEFVPVSDYPAVVEALATDRIDMAWLGGFTFVQARLKTGNAIPLVQREQDAQFTSKFITADPNVKSLADLKGKSFAFGSVSSTSGSLMPRYFMLKDGIKPETWFSRVGYSGAHDATVAWVQAGKVDAGVLNASVWEKLVKAGKVDTDKVKVFATTPAYFDYNWTVRGTLDPALADKIKKAFLALDPANPEQKAILDLQATSRFIETSPENYKGIEEAARAADLLK; from the coding sequence ATGCTCAAACGTACCCTGGCATTGGCCGTCGGCCTGACCTTGTCCCTTTCCTCCTTGTTGGCGCAGGCTGCCGACACCCTGAAAGTCAGCGCCATTCCTGACGAAGCCCCCACCGAACTGCAGCGCAAATTCAAGCCGCTGGGCGAATACCTGGAGAAGCAGCTGGACATGAAGGTCGAGTTCGTCCCGGTATCCGACTACCCCGCCGTGGTCGAAGCGTTGGCCACCGACCGCATCGACATGGCCTGGCTGGGCGGCTTCACCTTCGTGCAGGCGCGACTGAAAACCGGCAACGCCATTCCCCTGGTTCAGCGTGAACAAGATGCCCAGTTCACCAGCAAATTCATCACCGCCGACCCGAACGTCAAATCCCTGGCCGACTTGAAGGGCAAGTCCTTCGCCTTCGGTTCGGTATCCTCCACCTCGGGCAGCCTGATGCCGCGTTACTTCATGCTCAAGGATGGCATCAAGCCGGAAACCTGGTTCAGCCGCGTGGGTTACTCGGGCGCCCATGACGCCACGGTCGCCTGGGTCCAGGCCGGCAAAGTGGACGCCGGCGTACTCAATGCCAGCGTCTGGGAAAAACTGGTCAAGGCCGGCAAGGTCGACACCGACAAGGTCAAGGTCTTCGCCACCACGCCGGCCTACTTCGACTACAACTGGACGGTACGCGGTACGCTCGACCCGGCCCTTGCCGACAAGATCAAAAAGGCTTTCCTGGCGCTGGACCCGGCCAATCCGGAGCAAAAAGCGATTCTGGATTTGCAGGCCACCAGCCGTTTCATCGAGACCAGCCCTGAGAACTACAAGGGCATCGAGGAAGCCGCACGCGCCGCCGACCTGCTGAAATGA
- a CDS encoding phosphonate ABC transporter ATP-binding protein, giving the protein MTLHLTQVSLTHANGVRALDTIDLHIGAGEQVAIIGPSGAGKSSLLNLLATALRPSSGAIEVLDAQAWQLSAHQRQRLRARIGLVHQSPPLPPRQRVITAVLAGKLGQWGFAKSLLNLVHPLDIPGARAALARLDLGDKLFAQCQQLSGGQLQRVGIARVLYQAPEVLLADEPVSAMDPVLAAHTLSTLCRHAKEHRVTLVASLHAVDLALSHFSRIIGLRDGQVFFDLPASDVDHDLLDGLYANEQLQSPPVPVAPLSVQIPRC; this is encoded by the coding sequence ATGACCTTGCATCTGACTCAGGTCAGCCTCACGCACGCCAATGGCGTGCGTGCGCTGGACACTATCGATTTGCACATCGGTGCCGGTGAGCAAGTGGCGATTATCGGCCCGTCCGGTGCGGGCAAGTCGAGCCTGCTCAACCTGTTGGCCACCGCCCTGCGCCCGAGCAGTGGCGCGATCGAGGTGCTCGACGCGCAAGCCTGGCAGCTCAGCGCCCACCAGCGTCAGCGCTTGCGCGCGAGGATCGGCCTGGTGCATCAATCGCCACCCCTGCCTCCGCGCCAACGCGTGATCACCGCCGTGCTGGCCGGCAAACTGGGTCAGTGGGGTTTTGCCAAAAGCCTGCTGAATCTGGTGCATCCGCTGGACATTCCCGGTGCGCGGGCGGCGCTCGCCCGGCTGGACCTGGGTGACAAACTGTTCGCCCAGTGCCAGCAACTGTCCGGCGGCCAACTGCAACGTGTGGGCATTGCCCGGGTGCTGTATCAGGCGCCCGAAGTGCTACTGGCCGATGAACCGGTCTCGGCAATGGACCCTGTTTTGGCCGCACACACGCTGTCGACGCTCTGTCGCCATGCAAAAGAGCACCGTGTGACGCTGGTCGCCAGCCTGCATGCGGTGGATCTGGCCCTGTCGCACTTCTCACGGATCATCGGCTTGCGCGACGGTCAGGTCTTTTTCGATCTGCCCGCCAGCGACGTCGATCACGATCTGCTCGACGGGCTCTACGCCAACGAACAACTGCAATCCCCGCCCGTTCCCGTGGCGCCTTTGAGTGTGCAGATTCCCCGATGCTGA
- a CDS encoding PhnE/PtxC family ABC transporter permease, translating into MLKRDTRDPSALPRLLLSLLAIALLWPGIRFSELDPGVLFMADSQSEMGRFVAAFWPPAHGEEFLQLLWQATLQTLAIATAGMALALLLAVPASLLASRALSLSAASRSGRPSLLGRLLRWPVRGLLIFLRSVPEIVWALLFVRAVGLGPTAGVLAIAITYSGMLGKVYAEIFESVDQRPAHALLQAGSSRLAAFCYGILPNVAAELLSYTVYRWECAIRASVVMGFVGAGGLGQQIDLSLRMFAGGEVASMLLTFFVLVLFADQISRLLRWRFA; encoded by the coding sequence ATGCTGAAGCGTGATACGCGGGACCCGTCCGCCCTGCCTCGGTTGCTGCTCAGCCTGTTGGCGATTGCGCTGCTGTGGCCGGGCATCCGTTTCAGTGAGCTGGACCCGGGCGTACTGTTCATGGCTGACAGCCAGAGTGAGATGGGCCGTTTTGTTGCAGCCTTCTGGCCCCCCGCCCATGGTGAAGAGTTCCTCCAATTGCTGTGGCAAGCCACCTTGCAGACACTGGCCATTGCCACCGCCGGCATGGCCCTGGCCTTGCTGTTGGCCGTACCTGCGAGCCTGCTGGCGAGTCGGGCGCTGTCGCTGTCGGCGGCTTCGCGCAGCGGACGCCCGAGCCTGCTCGGTCGATTGCTGCGCTGGCCGGTACGCGGGCTGTTGATCTTCCTGCGCAGCGTGCCGGAAATCGTCTGGGCGCTGCTGTTCGTCCGTGCTGTGGGCCTTGGACCCACGGCCGGGGTGCTGGCCATCGCCATCACTTACAGCGGCATGCTCGGCAAGGTCTACGCGGAAATTTTCGAGTCGGTCGACCAGCGCCCCGCCCATGCCTTGCTGCAAGCAGGCAGCAGTCGCTTGGCCGCCTTCTGCTACGGCATCCTGCCCAATGTGGCGGCGGAGCTGCTGTCCTACACGGTGTACCGCTGGGAATGCGCGATCCGCGCCTCGGTGGTGATGGGATTCGTCGGCGCAGGCGGCCTGGGCCAGCAAATCGATCTGTCGTTGCGCATGTTCGCCGGTGGTGAAGTGGCGAGCATGCTGCTGACGTTCTTTGTCCTGGTGTTGTTCGCCGATCAGATCAGCCGCCTGCTGCGTTGGAGGTTCGCATGA
- the phnE gene encoding phosphonate ABC transporter, permease protein PhnE — MNRLINLMLIALIVAAAIASFSYLGLDLGELAGSGNLNHMGAYVLRFLSPDLSAGHLQAIVRGAVETLAMSALGTLLAAVFGLVLALPAAGRFGWPLQSASRLVLNALRAIPELVWAALMVLAAGLGPNAGTLALAMHTTGVLGRLFAEALENTPPEPAEAIRLQGGNIVSAFCYGTLPNLFPQLLAYILYRWENNIRMASVLGFVGAGGLGQMLYVSLSLFQEAQASTVILAMLLLVFAVDGLSSWSRQRWVKA, encoded by the coding sequence ATGAATCGCCTGATCAACCTGATGCTGATCGCGCTGATCGTCGCCGCGGCCATCGCCTCGTTCAGCTACCTGGGTCTGGATCTGGGAGAACTGGCGGGCAGCGGCAACCTCAACCACATGGGCGCTTACGTGCTGCGCTTTCTCAGCCCGGACCTGAGCGCCGGTCACTTGCAAGCCATCGTTCGTGGTGCTGTGGAAACCCTTGCCATGTCCGCCTTGGGCACCTTGCTGGCGGCGGTGTTCGGGCTGGTATTGGCCCTGCCCGCGGCCGGGCGTTTCGGCTGGCCGTTGCAGAGCGCGTCGCGCCTTGTGCTCAATGCCCTGCGCGCCATTCCTGAACTGGTGTGGGCCGCGTTGATGGTGTTGGCGGCCGGTCTCGGCCCGAACGCCGGCACGTTGGCATTGGCCATGCACACCACCGGCGTACTCGGTCGCCTGTTCGCCGAAGCGCTGGAAAACACCCCGCCGGAACCGGCCGAAGCGATTCGTTTGCAGGGCGGTAACATCGTCTCGGCGTTCTGCTACGGCACCCTGCCCAACCTGTTCCCCCAGTTGCTGGCGTACATTCTGTACCGTTGGGAAAACAACATCCGCATGGCCAGCGTGCTTGGCTTCGTTGGTGCCGGCGGCTTGGGGCAGATGCTCTATGTCAGCCTCAGCCTGTTCCAGGAAGCCCAGGCCAGCACGGTGATTCTGGCCATGTTGCTGTTGGTGTTTGCGGTCGACGGCCTGAGCAGCTGGAGTCGCCAGCGCTGGGTCAAGGCGTGA
- a CDS encoding YdeI/OmpD-associated family protein encodes MDAKSRFETKLLRPAKPGDDTSWAFAVLPRDASEPLPRRGRTTVEGTINGHPFQATLEPDGQLSHWLHVSRELLEAAGAAVGDIVTLELTPVKKEPEPDIPQDFQEALAATPEARKVWNNTTTIARVDWIHWITSAKQLKTRAKRIGDACDMLASGKKHVCCFDQSGYYSKAFRAPEAEND; translated from the coding sequence ATTGATGCGAAATCCCGATTCGAAACAAAGCTTCTTCGTCCGGCAAAGCCTGGCGATGATACGTCGTGGGCGTTCGCAGTATTGCCAAGAGACGCGAGTGAACCGCTACCGAGGCGAGGAAGGACGACAGTTGAAGGCACAATCAATGGGCACCCTTTCCAGGCAACCCTTGAGCCGGATGGTCAACTGAGCCATTGGCTGCACGTCAGTAGAGAGTTACTCGAGGCTGCAGGCGCGGCCGTTGGGGATATCGTTACGCTGGAGCTGACCCCTGTGAAGAAGGAACCGGAACCGGATATCCCACAAGATTTTCAGGAAGCACTGGCAGCCACTCCTGAGGCTCGCAAGGTTTGGAACAATACAACGACCATCGCACGAGTAGACTGGATACACTGGATTACTTCAGCCAAACAACTCAAGACCCGCGCAAAACGAATTGGTGATGCCTGCGACATGCTTGCATCCGGCAAGAAGCACGTTTGCTGTTTCGACCAGTCCGGCTACTACAGCAAGGCCTTCCGAGCGCCCGAGGCAGAAAATGACTAA
- a CDS encoding succinylglutamate desuccinylase/aspartoacylase family protein codes for MAQDVSFNVRNNNGEAVRVGAWRYEGDGSGPSVHLQAGVHADEIAGMLVLHLLMQRLQVAESQGRLKGCITVVPQANPLGIGQFRQGRILGRYHDATGQNFNRAFDLSAAMERPSTNVQQWQKSLVQLAATADVMLDLHTDDEALPYLYVHRSFWPRGRDLAAAMKMDVAIIWDDGGDGSFEETIIAPWLREGATDGRMAATLELRGQGDVCDRFAESDAEGVYNWLCGFGVIDENGVSADWPVEAVDMGHMETILAPQPGVLIFETELGDFVEEGQRFARILGRPGDPSSEVVLHAEQAGRLVTRYRDRLISQGMGVAKFTGSRVSRNWSGGLLDPN; via the coding sequence ATGGCGCAGGATGTTTCGTTCAATGTTCGCAACAACAACGGGGAGGCAGTGCGGGTCGGTGCCTGGCGTTACGAAGGCGACGGCAGCGGGCCGTCGGTGCACTTGCAGGCCGGGGTGCACGCCGACGAAATTGCCGGGATGCTGGTCCTGCATTTGCTGATGCAACGCCTGCAGGTCGCCGAGTCTCAGGGGCGGCTCAAGGGGTGCATCACCGTTGTGCCGCAGGCCAACCCGCTGGGCATCGGGCAGTTTCGCCAAGGGCGGATTCTTGGCCGTTACCATGACGCCACCGGGCAAAACTTCAACCGCGCATTCGACTTGTCGGCGGCGATGGAGCGCCCTTCAACCAACGTCCAGCAATGGCAGAAAAGTCTGGTGCAACTGGCGGCCACGGCGGACGTGATGCTCGACTTGCATACCGATGACGAAGCCCTGCCATACCTGTACGTGCACCGCAGCTTTTGGCCCCGGGGCCGTGACCTGGCAGCGGCGATGAAGATGGACGTGGCGATCATCTGGGACGACGGCGGCGATGGTTCGTTCGAAGAAACCATCATTGCCCCGTGGTTGCGCGAAGGCGCCACTGACGGTCGCATGGCCGCGACGCTGGAGCTGCGCGGGCAGGGCGACGTCTGTGACCGTTTTGCCGAATCGGATGCCGAAGGGGTGTACAACTGGCTGTGCGGTTTTGGCGTCATTGATGAGAACGGCGTATCAGCAGACTGGCCTGTCGAGGCGGTAGACATGGGCCACATGGAAACCATCCTCGCGCCTCAACCGGGCGTGCTGATCTTCGAAACGGAGTTGGGTGACTTCGTCGAGGAAGGCCAGCGCTTTGCGCGGATTCTCGGGCGGCCGGGTGATCCCTCTTCCGAAGTGGTGCTGCACGCCGAACAGGCGGGGCGCCTGGTGACGCGCTATCGCGACCGGCTAATCTCACAGGGCATGGGCGTGGCGAAATTTACCGGCAGCCGGGTGTCGCGCAACTGGAGTGGCGGGCTGCTGGATCCGAACTAA
- a CDS encoding DMT family transporter, giving the protein MSSPVVDRSLQGIGLCTLGYAFLALQDAVIKWLVADYSVVTILFWRSLVVVAAVLLVGRLRLVQRAWHSPSRRLLVVRGLLSIVAWVLYYTAARDLTLAEMTTLYFSAPIMVTVLAAVILKERASGWQWFSLIIGFVGVVIACRPDNMIDPLPIVLTLLAAMCWAFTYIQLRQVDDQTSVLEQMLITNVVFVICMVVALPLTYTPSPTPAWLGMLSAGLVGGIGQFLLFASFRRATATLLAPFEYTGLIWAFALSSLIWGTLMDMSLMIGAGLIAVSGTLAMIFGRHASQDVVGAECSVSQPLYPASADVEAVGGAEGLGVEAPLEPETVEHRR; this is encoded by the coding sequence ATGAGTTCGCCAGTGGTTGACCGTTCGCTGCAAGGCATTGGCCTGTGCACCCTGGGCTATGCGTTCCTGGCATTGCAGGATGCGGTGATCAAGTGGCTGGTGGCCGATTACTCGGTGGTGACCATTCTGTTCTGGCGCAGTCTGGTGGTGGTCGCGGCGGTGCTGCTGGTGGGGCGCCTGCGCCTGGTCCAGCGGGCCTGGCACTCGCCGAGTCGGCGTTTGCTGGTGGTGCGTGGGCTGCTGTCGATTGTCGCGTGGGTGCTGTACTACACGGCGGCACGGGACCTGACCCTGGCCGAGATGACCACCTTGTACTTTTCCGCACCGATCATGGTCACGGTGCTGGCAGCGGTGATTCTCAAGGAACGCGCCAGCGGCTGGCAGTGGTTCAGCCTGATCATCGGTTTTGTCGGCGTGGTCATTGCCTGTCGTCCCGACAACATGATCGACCCGTTGCCCATCGTCCTGACGCTGCTGGCGGCGATGTGCTGGGCGTTCACCTATATCCAGTTGCGGCAGGTGGATGACCAGACCTCGGTGCTGGAACAGATGCTCATCACCAACGTGGTGTTCGTGATTTGCATGGTGGTCGCCTTGCCGTTGACCTACACGCCATCACCGACCCCGGCGTGGCTGGGCATGCTCAGCGCAGGTCTGGTGGGCGGTATCGGCCAGTTCTTGCTGTTCGCCAGTTTTCGCCGGGCCACCGCGACCTTGCTTGCACCTTTTGAATACACCGGGCTGATCTGGGCGTTTGCGCTGTCGAGCCTGATCTGGGGCACGCTGATGGACATGTCGCTGATGATCGGCGCCGGGTTGATCGCGGTCAGCGGCACGCTGGCGATGATCTTCGGCCGGCACGCCTCACAAGACGTCGTCGGCGCTGAATGCTCCGTGTCGCAGCCCCTTTATCCAGCATCGGCAGATGTGGAGGCCGTTGGCGGCGCTGAAGGTCTCGGGGTTGAGGCACCACTCGAGCCAGAGACCGTCGAGCATCGCCGATAG
- a CDS encoding ABC transporter permease, producing MIPAWIVEYGALLGRGLQTTIAILLISSVFGFALAVLVALARISKNKVIAKVSLFYTSVTRGTPLLIQIYIFYYGLGSLFAQFPLIRGSFLWPYLRDGYWYIVFALVVSVGAYVGEVIRGGLLAVPKGEMEAASAFGMTARQSLLRVRLPRAMRLLLPTLAGETVMLLKSTALASTIAVIDLLGAANVVRAQTLQVYEPLLLVAGVYVCLTFLIEALFAFAERRGTPVRRST from the coding sequence ATGATTCCAGCGTGGATAGTTGAATACGGGGCGTTATTGGGCCGAGGGTTGCAAACCACCATCGCCATTCTGTTGATTTCCAGTGTGTTCGGATTTGCCCTGGCGGTGCTGGTGGCGCTGGCGCGGATCTCGAAAAACAAAGTCATCGCCAAGGTCAGCCTGTTCTACACCAGTGTGACGCGCGGCACGCCGTTGCTGATCCAGATCTATATTTTCTACTACGGGCTGGGCAGTCTGTTCGCCCAGTTCCCGCTGATTCGCGGCAGCTTTCTGTGGCCGTACCTGCGGGACGGTTACTGGTACATCGTGTTTGCCCTGGTGGTGTCGGTGGGTGCCTATGTCGGCGAAGTGATTCGCGGCGGCCTGCTGGCGGTGCCCAAAGGTGAAATGGAAGCGGCCTCGGCCTTTGGCATGACCGCGCGCCAATCCTTGCTGCGGGTGCGTTTGCCCCGGGCGATGCGCCTGTTGTTGCCGACCCTGGCCGGGGAAACCGTGATGCTGCTCAAGTCCACCGCACTGGCCTCGACCATCGCGGTGATCGACTTGCTCGGCGCCGCCAACGTGGTTCGTGCCCAGACCCTGCAAGTCTATGAACCGCTACTGTTGGTGGCCGGCGTGTACGTTTGCCTGACATTCCTGATCGAGGCGCTGTTTGCCTTTGCCGAACGGCGCGGGACGCCCGTGCGCAGGTCCACCTGA